One window from the genome of Verrucomicrobiota bacterium encodes:
- a CDS encoding transposase domain-containing protein: MTAAMYSFMATCKKNGLNEQEWLNDVLNRTQSIRHKDLYQLLPNNWKKYKT; this comes from the coding sequence ATGACTGCAGCTATGTACTCCTTTATGGCTACCTGCAAGAAAAACGGACTCAACGAGCAGGAATGGCTCAACGATGTGCTCAACAGAACTCAGTCTATCCGACACAAAGACCTCTACCAACTCCTACCCAACAACTGGAAAAAATATAAAACTTAA